A single window of Nocardia sp. NBC_01327 DNA harbors:
- a CDS encoding purine-cytosine permease family protein, which yields MTTATPPDRQEAPLLLDTEPPRTLSFSDQAAFWLNLGVSLIGFSGAAYVLFPTGHPPLPIAGALLATLVGTVAGIAMVAGTGAVGTRTGAPAMAVLRGLFGTRLSYLPTAANIVQCIGWGVYELTVIALGVSALTHDHVPHALVIVAGGALSTAMAIWPLRVMHILRKYVAVAVGIALIYFTIQLLRQPIPEVAGTSWSGFFPAVDTTLAVSVSFVPLAADYTRHSRSARTAAGATVLGYSVAQFWCYLLGILAILQAGGDATRIFDTFLGVTAGWAFFAVLVLREADQSFANVYSTAMSIQNLLPRVDRRLLTLGVGVVVTLLALPVHDFSSYANFLYLIGSVFVPLSAVLIVDYFFGSGRHGWNLAQDAPTRPLMLLPWLCGFVVYQLCNPGSIDWWVTFWTKVQDGIGFHPGWWSSASLFSWLVAAAVTAVLVVAQRRRAPADGRV from the coding sequence ATGACCACCGCTACACCGCCCGACCGCCAGGAAGCGCCGCTGCTGCTCGATACCGAGCCGCCGCGCACGCTGAGCTTCAGTGACCAGGCGGCCTTCTGGCTGAATCTCGGCGTCAGCCTCATCGGGTTCAGCGGCGCGGCCTACGTCCTGTTCCCCACCGGGCATCCCCCGCTGCCGATCGCGGGCGCGTTGCTGGCCACCCTGGTGGGCACCGTGGCCGGTATCGCCATGGTCGCCGGCACCGGAGCCGTCGGCACCCGCACCGGCGCGCCCGCCATGGCGGTGCTGCGCGGACTCTTCGGCACCAGGCTCTCCTACCTGCCGACGGCCGCCAATATCGTGCAGTGCATCGGCTGGGGCGTGTACGAACTCACCGTCATCGCGCTCGGTGTCTCTGCGCTCACGCACGATCATGTTCCGCACGCGCTGGTGATCGTGGCGGGTGGCGCACTCTCCACCGCCATGGCCATCTGGCCGCTGCGCGTCATGCACATCCTGCGCAAGTATGTGGCCGTGGCGGTGGGCATCGCGCTCATCTACTTCACGATTCAGCTACTGCGGCAACCGATTCCGGAGGTCGCGGGCACCAGCTGGAGTGGATTCTTCCCGGCGGTGGACACCACCCTCGCGGTATCGGTGTCGTTCGTACCGCTGGCCGCCGACTACACCCGGCACTCGCGGTCGGCGCGTACCGCCGCCGGGGCCACCGTGCTCGGCTACTCGGTGGCGCAGTTCTGGTGCTATCTGCTCGGCATCCTCGCGATTCTGCAGGCGGGCGGCGATGCCACCCGTATCTTCGACACCTTCCTGGGAGTCACTGCGGGCTGGGCCTTCTTCGCGGTACTGGTGCTGCGCGAGGCCGATCAGTCCTTCGCGAATGTGTACTCGACCGCCATGTCCATCCAGAACCTGCTGCCGCGGGTGGACCGCCGCCTGCTGACCCTCGGTGTCGGCGTGGTCGTCACGCTGCTGGCGCTGCCGGTGCACGACTTCAGCAGCTACGCCAATTTCCTCTACCTGATCGGGTCCGTCTTCGTGCCGCTGAGCGCGGTGCTGATCGTCGACTACTTCTTCGGCAGCGGACGGCACGGCTGGAATCTCGCGCAGGACGCCCCCACCCGCCCGCTCATGCTGCTGCCGTGGCTCTGCGGATTCGTGGTCTATCAGCTCTGCAATCCCGGCTCGATCGACTGGTGGGTGACCTTCTGGACCAAGGTGCAGGACGGCATCGGCTTCCATCCCGGCTGGTGGTCCTCGGCCTCCCTGTTCTCCTGGCTGGTGGCCGCAGCGGTGACCGCCGTTCTTGTTGTCGCACAGCGGCGGAGGGCCCCGGCCGATGGCAGGGTCTGA